The sequence GAAAAGGGCAAGTTTCAAGCTTACGGAGCTGTCGTCAACGACCAAAACCCTGCACAATTACCAAAACACCCCCTGTCTGGAAGAGAAAGGAGCTGTACGAGCGCGTATATATCACTTATCCATCCTATGAATGCTACACTATCGGCCCGATTAATGCAAATTTTTTTATTTCGCCTAAATCCGCAGGTTCATCTCCTTGTAGAAGGTCAGTAGGCCCTCAGACCTAGCTCGTCGCTCAAGCGCTTGAGCATCCTCATCCCTGCGACGGAGTTCCCCTTCTCGTCCAGGGCGGGCCCGCAGGTTCCGATGCCCATTCGACCCCTGACCGCCGCTGAAATGCCCCCGCCGACACCGCTCTTCGCGGGGATCCCGACCGACACCGCGAACTCGCCGGAGCCGTTGTACATGCCGCAGGTCGCCATTATGGCCCTGGTTATCTCCGCGACGCGCCGCGATACGACCTGCTCGTCGGTCAAAGGATTCAGCCCGTCGGCCGCGAGGGTCGCCCCCAGGACGGCGAGGTCTCGACAGTCGGCCTCCAGGCTGCACTGGCGAAAGTAGGTGTCCAGGATATCGTTCACGTCGCCCTCGAGATTGTCCACGCTCTTTAGGAACCAGGCAAGGGAGCGATTTCTGGCCGCCGTGTCGCGCTCCGATGAGAACACC comes from Synergistaceae bacterium and encodes:
- the glsA gene encoding glutaminase A, whose protein sequence is MQKLLDSIVNECGDAWRGGRTATYIPELAKARRDAVGVALFDLSSGPAASGDLDYKFTMQSVSKIISLALALSVCGEEEVFSRVGMDPLADSFNSIMRLEMDAPHRPHNPLINSGAIVVLSMLPWERSEARFAAVADMAARMTGNQSISVNEAVFSSERDTAARNRSLAWFLKSVDNLEGDVNDILDTYFRQCSLEADCRDLAVLGATLAADGLNPLTDEQVVSRRVAEITRAIMATCGMYNGSGEFAVSVGIPAKSGVGGGISAAVRGRMGIGTCGPALDEKGNSVAGMRMLKRLSDELGLRAY